From the genome of Carassius carassius chromosome 49, fCarCar2.1, whole genome shotgun sequence:
AGACTGTAAAGCATCCAATTCGGTCAGTTTAGGCTTCAGTAATGTGCTCACCAGTGCCCCGTTTTGAATGCACTTTTACCAAGCACACTTGATGTTACCAAACTTTGGAATCTTTGAGGAAGGGCTTAGGATagcatttgggacagggccagtgTCTACCTGAATGTTGTCACATTATAATTATTCCTCAATTTTCTTTCCTAGAAGTCTCATGTAGATTTTCCTGAAAGATCTGCTGAATGCAGGGCTTGAGAAGTAATAGACGATGGGATTGAGCACGCTGTTGAAGTAGGTAAAGCAGACACTGGTTTTTAAATGCGTAATTTGCCTCACGGAAATAGTGACACTCGTTATACCAGAGTTTCAGGACGTACATGGCGATACGAGAGATGTTGCTTGGGAAGAAACATATAATGAAAACCGCGGCCACTGCTAAGATAAACTGCACGGCTCTTTTGATTTTGCCCTGTGTGTCCACTGTCTTATTCTTCAACTGCCACGTTATGCAGGTGGTGCAATAGATTACAATGACCGTGGGCAAAAAGAACTGGATAACATAGAATACGTTGTGCCAGGTGAACCGTGAATTATTCCCAAAGCAGATGTTGAAGCTCTCGCACTGCGTGTGGTTGTTAAGATAGTAGAAATGCTCATCTGTTAGGAGCTAGACAGTCATAGCTATGATGAGACCCCACAGACCAACAGAGACCCACAGGGCGTAGGTCAGACCCATTCGGTTGATGCGGTTGAGAGGGTTGACGATCTTAAGGTATCGGTCTACAGCGACTGCGGTGAGGAAGAATATACCGCCAGCTCTGTTGGTGGCCAAAAGAAACAGCAAAATACGGCAGAAAGCATCTCCGTAGACCCAGTCCTTCCCCCTGCGGTAGTAGTAGTCAGCCCTAAAAGGAAGGCAGAAAATGACCAATGAGTCCGCCAGAGCCAGATGGGCAAGATAAATAGAATTGGGCTTCCAGGTTTCCCTGTGGAAGAAAAACATAGAGAGGGCGAGAACGTTCCCAATAAGGCCCAATATGAACTCCGTGAACATTACAGGGGGAAGGTATTGGTCCAGCATTGGCGTTTCATAAGTGCAGCACATTGAGGAGTTGTTCATCATTATGGTGCTGTTGTGAAATTAGACAAAAGTCAGCGAACTTCAGATCTTTTCACTGTTTCGACTCATATGGCGTTGATTCCTAAGAGACGTGTTCTTAAGATGTTTGCTCACATGCAAACGGTGTAGCTGTAAGCATGCACATGGACAACAAAAAACCCCAGGTGTGATGGGTAAATGGTCTCAGGAGGCATTTGTGCCTCCTATGAATTAAATAATCGCATTGCTCTGCAACTTGGGACTCTCCAAAAGCACCATTAAAGTGATTACAGGAAGGATACTTTACACTTGGGcatatgagcaaacaatgaaaaaGTGAACAATACAATTAACAGagaactttttgtttttgttgaacaTGAGTTTGCATGTTTTGTTTCTAATGTGATACTCAGAAAAAAATGTTcagattatattttaattcaaaatcATCATATTCTGCTTAAAAGGAAAGATACttttatgattaataaaatatatataaatatcaactCAAGTAAGCAAATTTTTTAATGGAAAAGCatcatttttaattgtataaaacaagctgatattaaattaataaatactatcaCAATTTACACAACCATTCTTTACAAATGTACCTTTAACTTTTCTcctgcaatatattttatttatatttacattttttatatttatgttgaaataatatatttgttaaatattttatactAATGAGGACAACGTTTTTCATGTTATAATATGCTACTGAATTGTTTTGGGGCCATTGCTGACATTTTTGTCATGAGTGTGTCAGTGCAAATAAAATTATCTTGTTTTTATTCCTGCAAAATATAGATTGTGTTCTTTTGATTTTGCAGGTAACAGCAGTGGACAGAATAATTTGCTATACAACTGACCCCACCTGATCTCTCATATCtggtttaattatatatatatatatattttttttttaatgtacctaatttaataataataatgataatgtacaTACATACAATGCCTTTAAcaaacccaaaaaataaaaaataaagcttcaCAATATCTAGAATGGAAAGTAAATGACAGTGATATTAGAGATCCAAGAACGCAAGCAGAAGAAAAATTAAGCACAATTTTTAATCAGAACATTTCTGTATCTTTGTAAACAAATGCTTCTTGGTAACTTGTAAAGATGGGAAGGCAGGAAATCTCATGGAGTTGCAGGGGGGAGAGTTCCAGCATCTAGGGGCCATTGCGCTGAAAGACCTGCTCCCCATGGAGGACATAGTGAATAAATTGGCACCAGAGGACTTGAGAGTCCGTCAGACCGAGCAGGAGTGTGGGGATGAATCAAATCAGCAGGAGTCTTAAAACTGCTGCTGTACACAACCTTCAGCTGGTGGCTTTGGAGAAGCAGAAGATGTAAAGATTTTGTGTGTTATAACTTTGATTATGGATGCATTTTAACTGAATAgatatatttttgtagaaatattTTTGTTCTGGCATTTTATTGGCAGACAGCAAGCATAAAAGATGCATTTTCACCACCTACTGGACTTGAATAAGGACTGAAGCACAGGAGAGGGATTTTACTGTAGTATGGTGTCAATAGGTTGATTTTCACCAAAACTGATATTTCTGCTAACAACTTTTGGTTCTTAATTCCAAATCGCACTGACGTTGTATTGAATTCACCCAAATGGATAATCATTAAATTATCTTGTGTTTTGCAGAATAAATAAAGAGACATGGGTTTGTATAGAACGATATGAGCGTGAGTAAATGATTTGCTTTTAGATATTACCCTTTCATGATGCATTTGTAAATCATCAAACTAAAAGCTGCAGTGTTGCGTTGGAGGCAGTGATAAAAGAAACAATACACCACAAATGTGCGTTGAATGAGACTGAAATTTATTAGTCTATTGTTTGCATGTGTGTAATGCTTTTAAGTCACATCATTCCAGACCTTTGGCAACCAAGAGACAAAGCATCTATCAAGAACTGAAAAACCCCAAAGATGAAGCAAAGTCCACGGAAATtctatacagtaaataaaatagatataaaaGGGCTTTATGTCAATGTGTACATTTGGCCAGGTTTGCTGTGTCATGTCGCATCCATTTCAGTAAAAGTGCATATTGGGTTTCACTTTTTGACCTCTCCAAGATCGTCGATGCTGTCGTCATCCACCTGTGGGGTTAAAGAATATGTCAAAAACGGCTTTGAAAAAGGTTCTTCTGGTCGAGTTTTGCAGCTGAATCTGGGATGTTTGCTTACCTCAGGCCACTTTTCCTGGATGACGTCCATGATGTCATCTGTAAAGTCTCCCTGAATGATGATTTCGTCTTCTGCTGTCACTGAGGCACCGCAAGAGAATTTCTGAGCAAAGAACCTCTGAGCCTCTTTGAGATCAATGTCTGATGTGGACCACACAATGACAGCAAAGTTACCACAGGGTGAAAATACAGATGACAAACATCAGTCTTGTACCCACAATCAGAGCCTTACCGAAAGTGGCCAGGCCACACACCCTTGTGACGTATTTCTTTTTAGCTCTTGGGATTTTCGCGATTGTGACTTTTTGCGGGACGgtcttcttcttctgtttgaTTTGACCTCTTCCACCTGCAAAGGGGAaaaattatattctattttaaGTTTATAGGCAGACAAACTCAAAAAGTAGACAAGTGTTTTTTGTTggtaaaaaactaaacattttcagtaactgaatatatatatatatatatatatatatatagaaataaactaaataaaaaattaataaaatgacaagaaaattaataaaactgaaattgaatctaaaaacataaaaataaagactaattgaaaatattaataaatactatattaatatatgaataatgctaaaataactgATATTAATCTTGACATAAAAATCAAGATATTAAAGTAGCCTGTAAACGAAGGTCATATTAATAATCAAGGGCATAAAACCAAAATACACTCCTTTAGCTGTAActtaattgtaatgttttaacTGGACAGTTAAAGGGATAATTTACTGATTGCGAGATGGGGTTTTAAGAAAAGTTGTCTATGCAGTAGAAACACatttatcaaagaaaaaaaaaaaaaaaaacggtgctatagaaaagacagaaaaaaagaatggtaGGAAAACTTAACTCCCTTATGATCAGATTAACCATAAACAGATTAAAAAGGGGGATTTATTATCTGTAGTTTTCACAAAAGCCCTGACACTGTCAAAAGTTTGCTGTATGATGCGTTCTGGTGATGAATAAACAGGGAGCAAACCTTGGTGCAGgtaacatgaataaaaataatacacattgatCATTTGTTTATACCACCGACATTGTAATACTACAAAGCTGGTTGAAAAtcagtgaactttccctttaagacaAAAAAGTTAAGACAAAAAAGTTAGACAGAAAAAATTTGGGATGTGGTGTGGAATATGCTACATGCACCACCGCTGCAAAACCTGTTTATAGACGTtacatataaaagaaaaatatttgacctctcttctgtttcttcttctcctcttcctctcctgcAGGGGGCACctctccaccaccaccaccacctccacctcttccccctcctcctcctcctcctccagtaGTTTCCTGCCTGGGTGCTGTACTTACACAACATCAATGACATCAGTGAGAAAACTTCTGAAAAAACTCAAACAGCAGTGCATGTCATAATGGTACAGACCAAATATTCTGCCCGTTTCAGTGTCAAATATGAAAAAGACACTCAAACAATCCTACAAGAGTCAAAGCTATGGaggcaaaaataaaataagcaagcAAAAAAACTCTTCTCGTGACTTAATATGAGATATTGACATCTTCAAAGTTGCTATGAAAGAAAATTTACTTACCAAGAGTCAATTTAGCAAACACATCAGGAAAATTCTTCTCAAGCCACTGTTTGCATTTGGTCAGCTCAGGCATGTACTCACAGTACTAGCAGAGCAAAGCAGAAACATTTCAGTTCATATTTATTCACTTTCTACCAACTGAATATGTAATAATTTAAGGAATACATCACCCAGAATTAAAAAATTGCTTGAAATTGTGAAGACAGTGAAAAAGTCGATCCACTGCCCTCTTACATCAAAATACACTGACATTTCATATCTTTAGGACGGTTTTTGTTtgttcatatttctctcctgattcagactagaTTACCGTTTCcaatggaggaagcattattatggagcAAAGCAAGCAGAAGCAGTttttcacttctcaagacattaactgatgaactggagtgatgtggattattgtgatgtttttatcagctgtttggactctcattctgacggcacccattcactgcagaagatccgttgttgagcaagtgatggaatgctacattcaGATCAAGAAAAATTCATCTACATCTGGGATGGCCTGAGGGTTAGTCAATTTTCagcaaatcttcatttttgggtgaactattcttttaatatgTGATGTACTCACCTCTATTGGCAGAGAACACACTGCAAGTAAAAGAAGACAGAAATGTTAAGTCTTACATGACTGTGAACCAAAATAACCATTAACACAACATTTAATTGACATATTACAGTTAGCATTTGCAGtgcattgagttttttttttctcacctccaCAATAGAGAACTTTTAGTGGGTATTTTGCATCTGGGTCGGCACGATCCACTTTATTTTCTGGTGAACCCAACTCTGCATTCTCAGTAGTAGCCATATTACATGGATCTACACAAGTCATAAAGATGGGTTATTTTAGACTGACAATATAACACAACCAACTGATGCACAGAAACCAACCCTTGAATTCTAAGctaacatgcaagaaaaaaaagtgcatttacaAAACATATTAAAATCACACAAACCTAGAGTAAAATGCTTAGATTGCAAGAATTGGAAAACAAATATGGTGCCTTCTTTAAGCATACAGAAATATGGTCTGTCTGAAACTAgttagtcgtggccaaaagttttgagagttacataaatattggaaattggaaaagttgctgcttaagtttttataatagcaatttgcatatactccagaatgttatgaagagtgatcagatgaattgcatagtccttctttgccatgaaaattaacttaatcccaaaaaaacctttccactgcatttcattgctgtcattaaaggatctgctgagatcatttcagtaatcgtcttgttaactcaggtgagaatgttgacgagtacaaggctggagatcattatgtcaggctgattgggttagaatggcagacttgacatgttaaaaggagggtgatgcttgaaatcattgttcttccattgttaaccatggtgacctgcaaagaaacgcttgcagccatcattgcgttgcataaaaatggctttacaggcaaggatattgtggctactaagattgcacctaaatcaacaatttataggatcatcaagaactttaaggaaagaggttcaattcttgtaaagaaggcttcagggcgtccaagaaagtccagcaagcgccaggatggtctcctaaagaggattcagctgcgggatcggagttcggagcttgctcaggaatggcagcaggcaggtgtgagcgcatctgcacgcacagtgaggccaagacttttggaagatggcctggtgtcaagaagggcagcaaagaagccacttctctccaaaaaaaaacatcagggacagattgatcttctgcagaaagtatagtgaatggactgctgaggactgctGAGGAAGTCATATtatccgatgaagcccctttccgattgtttggggcatctggaaaaaggcttgtccggagaagaaaaggtgagcgctaccatcagtcctgtgtcatgccaacagtaaagcatcctgacaccattcatgtgtggggttccttctcatccaagggagtgggctcactcacaattctgcccaaaaacacagccatgaataaagaatggtaccaaaacaccctccaacagcaacgtcttccaacaatccaacaacagtttggtgaagaacaatgcattttccagcacgatggagcaccgtgccataaggcaaaagtgataactaagtggctcggggaccagaatgttgaaattttgggtccatggccttgaaactccccagatcttaatcccattgagaacttgtggtcaatcctcaagaggcgggtggacaaacaaaaacccactaattctgacaaactccaagaagtgaaagaatgggttgctatcagtcaggatttggcccagaagttgattgagagcatgcccagtcgaattgcagaggtcctgaaaaagaagggccaacactgcaaatactgactctttgcataaatgtcatgtaattgtcgataaaagcctttgaaacgtatgaagtgcttgtaataatatttcagtacatcaccgaaacaaagatctaaaagcagtttagcagcaaactttttgaaaactaatatttatgtaattctcaaaaattttggccacgactgtacactcaAAATCTATAACAGCTAACTATACATCAGGCATAAATTATCGTATTGAAAGTTAAATGTCATAACCAAAGATCTATCcaattactgtatttttcggactataagtcgcacctgagtataagtcgcgtaacgtttggtgcaaaatgaaaatgaaattacataatttatttggcatttcatacaccagttttaatatgtaaaatgaatactaattttaacgctttataagttgcaaaattaaaatgaaaatgtattacagaaatgattagatatgtataacatgttcaagcaaaaactgtggcaaaattatcatttaaatgctatttttcttaaatgcattaacactcatagtcaagacacttacgattgcatttccattcagtgtcccgcaatgaatgtagtaaaattcaatgtgcacattgaaaatgcattccgagccgatcacgtgtccgccccctcgcgccatgtcaatcactgcgtgaacaaggcggggcttgcagaaggtcagagactcaaatctcaagaagaggattcaagtgagagaacatggacaagacggttggtccgtgtacgttttgatcatttcggtttataacttcaatattacattcgcacttgtgggtggcgctgaaacgctcctttcatctgattggtcgaatcgctcaaccttcagcaccaaacgttgcacaaatgtattggaaaatgtaaatgtaaatacagaaatgcattgtcattttacatattgcattgtcattttgcatattacattgcaaattgaatatcgctacccatgtgcttccataatttagaaccaagaaccaagagaaaacattaccgtctacagccgcgagagggcgctctatgctgctcagtggtagactacaggagcactgagcagcatagagcgccctctggcggctgtagacggtaatgttttctcttggttcatttctctcggttcatgtcaaattaatttagataaataaatcgcacctgactataagttgcaggaccagccaaactatgaaaaaagtgcgacttatagtccggaaaatacaaaAGGCCCATCTGACAGGAGAAACCTTCCACATGTTACTTCTTCACTATTTATCAACCGTggggaatttattttttttaataatcttttaaattACCTAGACTCTCAAAATGTGCTGTTTTGGTACATAAAAATcacaaattatgcatttaaatgcatgtaaatacataaattatccTACCAGCTTCACCCTAATGGGGTTTGATAGATAATAACCACTAACGTTACGTTAAAACAAGATGCAATGGGTCTGAAACAAAGATTCTTGTTATAACACtaataaatgcattcaaatataGTTTAAAAGTCTTCTAGAGTCACTGACAGTGACTTGAATCTAGTAGCCTGCGCACAATGATAATGCATCCATTGAGCACCCATTCATTAGCCAGCACTGCTAATCTCTGCTCTGCTACAGCAGCCACGCGCTCCAGCTCATACATACCCCGTCAATATAATCTCAGTACAACTTGCTTTTGAGTAACACCTTGATCATTATTACATTAACTCGTGCAGATGATCCTCAAAGGGTGAAAGAGTTCCTCTATTGCTCAGCACACCTTCACTCACTCTGATTTGGCTGTGGGTCCTGACAACGCCTCTCTGAGGCAAAGCACGATTGGTGTTTACGCCGTTGCCGTATTACGTACGTACTTCACGATGAAAGATTTTTAAGTAATATTGaataaacaattttaatttatgtaatatggcttttatataaaacatatgatttattttaattaaaagaatatgaataaaat
Proteins encoded in this window:
- the LOC132132442 gene encoding density-regulated protein-like isoform X1, which encodes MTCVDPCNMATTENAELGSPENKVDRADPDAKYPLKVLYCGVCSLPIEYCEYMPELTKCKQWLEKNFPDVFAKLTLAPRQETTGGGGGGGGRGGGGGGGGEVPPAGEEEEKKKQKRGGRGQIKQKKKTVPQKVTIAKIPRAKKKYVTRVCGLATFDIDLKEAQRFFAQKFSCGASVTAEDEIIIQGDFTDDIMDVIQEKWPEVDDDSIDDLGEVKK
- the LOC132132442 gene encoding density-regulated protein-like isoform X2, producing MATTENAELGSPENKVDRADPDAKYPLKVLYCGVCSLPIEYCEYMPELTKCKQWLEKNFPDVFAKLTLAPRQETTGGGGGGGGRGGGGGGGGEVPPAGEEEEKKKQKRGGRGQIKQKKKTVPQKVTIAKIPRAKKKYVTRVCGLATFDIDLKEAQRFFAQKFSCGASVTAEDEIIIQGDFTDDIMDVIQEKWPEVDDDSIDDLGEVKK